Proteins encoded in a region of the Zea mays cultivar B73 chromosome 2, Zm-B73-REFERENCE-NAM-5.0, whole genome shotgun sequence genome:
- the LOC103648495 gene encoding uncharacterized protein, whose amino-acid sequence MGDLYPRGYEYEGKSIPTNPEVLSGVRRFSKSPILSTHVPAFETLFPSEAAAAADRQLPARLVLGGCRAAAARGIVALAPTEDGVSLHAAPTTDPPSQVQRGGRSAEQPSASSSRSSSAANKADKGGSNKGAPGSKGWQEIGVIEEEGLMDEEDHTRIVPCKCYCFLAFLLGFVALFSFFALVLWGASRSQKPRIVMGTIRFDNFIIQAGTDASLVPTDMATTNSTVRFTYRNRGTFFGIHVTADPFQLSYSQLTLASGDLHNFYQPRSSSRTVSVAVVGNKVPLYGGGPTLTAAPAAGGKGQQQASAKVASVPMVLRTTLHSRAYVLGALVKPKFTLAVECRVLMNPNKQNKPISLRNACHYS is encoded by the exons atgggtgacctATACCCACGTGGGTATGAGTATGAGGGTAAATCCATACCAACCAAT CCTGAGGTCCTGAGCGGCGTGCGGCGCTTCTCCAAATCTCCCATCCTATCGACGCACGTTCCTGCGTTCGAAACCCTATTTCCGtccgaggcggcggcggcggcggaccgGCAGCTCCCCGCTCGGCTTGTATTGGGCGGTTGTCGCGCTGCAGCAGCCAGGGGCATCGTCGCGCTCGCACCAACCGAAGACGGCGTCAGCCTCCACGCGGCACCGACGACCGACCCACCGTCCCAAGTCCAACGAGGAGGCCGGAGCGCTGAGCAgccgtctgcatcctcctcccgAAG TTCTTCTGCGGCGAACAAG GCCGACAAGGGCGGCAGCAACAAGGGCGCGCCTGGCAGCAAGGGGTGGCAGGAGATCGGCGTCATCGAGGAGGAAGGGCTCATGGACGAGGAGGACCACACGCGGATCGTGCCCTGCAAGTGCTACTGCTTCCTCGCCTTCCTGCTCGGCTTCGTCGCGCTCTTCTCCTTCTTCGCGCTCGTGCTCTGGGGCGCCAGCAGGTCCCAGAAGCCGCGCATCGTCATGGGCACCATCCGCTTCGACAACTTCATCATCCAGGCCGGCACCGACGCGTCGCTCGTGCCCACCGACATGGCCACCACCAACTCCACCGTCAGATTCACCTACCGCAACAGGGGCACCTTCTTCGGGATCCACGTCACCGCCGACCCGTTCCAGCTCTCCTACAGCCAGCTCACGCTCGCGTCAGGAGAC CTCCACAACTTCTACCAGCCTCGCAGCAGCAGCCGCACCGTCAGCGTCGCCGTGGTCGGCAACAAGGTGCCGCTGTACGGCGGCGGGCCCACGCTGACGGCGGCGCCGGCGGCCGGGGGCAAGGGGCAGCAGCAGGCCAGCGCCAAGGTGGCGTCGGTGCCCATGGTGCTGAGGACCACGCTGCACTCGCGGGCCTACGTGCTGGGCGCGCTGGTCAAGCCCAAGTTCACGCTCGCCGTCGAGTGCAGGGTGCTCATGAACccaaacaagcagaacaagcccaTCTCGCTCCGGAACGCCTGCCACTACTCATGA
- the LOC109943978 gene encoding uncharacterized protein — protein sequence MKIQKANAGVLTNFEVLDFLRSRGAKIDPMGCLGAVAVSECKVYEYILKTPACNQTRESIYEFVKRSEGFRLAEADKLNVINWRPSSTADAYAMIEECGKRFSRDERGEACDEDERVQEFLDMVKEVLPAPPKAEVETAEAEAEAGVEAMQE from the exons ATGAAGAT ACAGAAAGCAAATGCAGGTGTCCTTACAAACTTCGAAGTCCTTGACTTCTTGCGGTCAAGAGGTGCCAAAATTGACCCAATGGGATGTTTGGGGGCTGTTGCTGTATCAGAGTGTAAG GTGTATGAGTATATCTTAAAAACCCCTGCTTGCAACCAGACAAGGGAATCGATTTATGAATTTGTGAAGAGAAGTGAGGGTTTCAGGCTTGCAGAGGCTGATAAGTTAAATGTCATCAACTGGAGACCATCCTCAACTGCCGATGCCTATGCG ATGATAGAAGAATGTGGGAAACGATTTTCCAGGGATGAACGAGGAGAAGCATGTGATGAAGATGAACGAGTCCAGGAGTTTCTTGATATGGTGAAGGAGGTTTTGCCAGCCCCTCCGAAAGCAGAGGTGGAGACAGCGGAGGCAGAGGCCGAGGCGGGAGTAGAGGCAATGCAAGAGTGA